From the genome of Helicobacter pylori, one region includes:
- a CDS encoding NifU family protein: protein MIEFSDEDLQKPVRIVIEKIRPYLLKDGGNIEVLGIKSMKIYVALEGACKTCSSSKITLKNVIERQLKMDIHPNLEVVCLENAKEFHEL, encoded by the coding sequence ATGATAGAATTTAGCGATGAAGATTTACAAAAACCGGTGCGTATTGTGATAGAAAAAATCCGCCCTTACTTGCTCAAAGATGGCGGCAATATTGAAGTGTTGGGGATTAAAAGCATGAAAATTTATGTGGCTTTAGAGGGAGCATGCAAAACTTGCTCTAGCAGTAAAATCACTTTAAAAAATGTCATTGAAAGGCAACTTAAAATGGATATTCACCCCAATTTAGAAGTGGTGTGCTTAGAAAACGCTAAGGAGTTTCACGAGCTTTAA
- a CDS encoding inorganic phosphate transporter — protein sequence MEIKNIKEFEKASKKLQKDTLKIALALLFLIGAALLALVFGQANSKGLLLIFAAVIGGYMAMNIGANDVSNNVGPAVGSKAISMGGAILIAGICEMLGAIIAGGEVVSTIKGRIVSPESINDAHIFINVMLASLLSGALWLHVATLIGAPVSTSHSVVGGIMGAGMAAAGMSAVNWHFLSGIVASWVVSPLMGALIAMFFLMLIKKTIAYKEDKKSAALKVVPYLVALMSLTFSWYLIVKVLKRLYAVGFEIQLAFGCILALLIFILFKRFVLKKAPQLENSHESINELFNVPLIFAAALLSFAHGANDVANAIGPLAAISQTLEDASSPMGNTLSSVPLWIMVVGAAGIALGLSLYGPKLIKTVGSEITELDKMQAFCIALSAVITVLLASQLGLPVSSTHIVVGAVFGVGFLRERLREQSRRRFARIRDNIVAAHFGEDLEEIEGFLERFDKANLKEKSLMLESLKKSKNTAIALELKKKEKKSLKKVYKEEVIKRSILKKIVTAWLVTVPVSALLGALLFVALGFIEKYF from the coding sequence ATGGAAATTAAAAACATCAAAGAGTTTGAAAAAGCTTCTAAAAAACTCCAAAAAGACACTTTAAAGATCGCTCTCGCTCTTTTGTTTCTCATTGGCGCTGCTTTGCTCGCTCTTGTTTTTGGGCAGGCTAATTCTAAGGGATTGTTGCTCATTTTTGCGGCTGTGATTGGGGGGTATATGGCGATGAATATTGGCGCGAATGATGTGTCTAATAATGTCGGTCCTGCCGTAGGCTCTAAAGCCATTAGCATGGGCGGGGCGATTTTGATTGCTGGGATTTGTGAAATGCTTGGAGCGATCATTGCTGGGGGGGAAGTGGTTTCTACGATTAAGGGCCGTATCGTTTCGCCTGAATCTATTAATGATGCACACATTTTCATTAATGTCATGTTGGCTAGCCTTTTGAGTGGGGCGTTGTGGTTGCATGTAGCGACTTTAATAGGCGCTCCTGTTTCCACTTCACACTCTGTGGTGGGGGGGATTATGGGGGCTGGAATGGCGGCAGCTGGAATGTCTGCTGTCAATTGGCATTTTTTATCAGGTATTGTGGCTAGTTGGGTGGTTTCGCCTTTAATGGGGGCTTTGATAGCCATGTTTTTTTTAATGCTCATTAAAAAGACCATCGCTTATAAAGAAGATAAAAAGAGCGCGGCTTTAAAGGTCGTGCCTTATTTGGTAGCGTTGATGAGCTTAACCTTTAGCTGGTATTTGATCGTTAAGGTTTTAAAACGCCTCTATGCGGTGGGTTTTGAAATCCAATTGGCTTTTGGCTGTATCCTTGCGCTTTTAATCTTTATCCTTTTTAAAAGATTTGTGTTAAAGAAAGCCCCGCAATTAGAAAACAGCCATGAAAGCATTAATGAGCTTTTTAATGTCCCTTTGATTTTTGCCGCTGCGCTTTTAAGCTTTGCACATGGGGCTAATGATGTGGCTAACGCTATAGGCCCTTTAGCCGCAATCAGTCAAACTTTAGAAGATGCGAGCAGCCCTATGGGGAATACTTTAAGCTCTGTGCCGTTGTGGATTATGGTAGTAGGGGCAGCTGGGATTGCTTTAGGCTTGAGTTTGTATGGGCCAAAGCTCATTAAAACGGTGGGGTCAGAAATCACAGAATTAGACAAAATGCAAGCTTTTTGCATCGCGCTTTCTGCAGTCATTACCGTGCTTTTAGCCTCTCAACTAGGCTTGCCCGTGAGCTCTACGCATATTGTGGTAGGTGCAGTGTTTGGGGTGGGCTTTTTAAGGGAGCGCTTAAGAGAGCAATCAAGAAGGCGTTTTGCTAGAATCAGAGACAACATTGTAGCTGCGCACTTTGGGGAAGATTTAGAAGAAATTGAAGGCTTCTTAGAGCGCTTTGATAAAGCCAATTTGAAAGAAAAATCGCTCATGCTAGAGAGCTTGAAAAAAAGCAAGAACACCGCCATCGCTTTGGAATTGAAAAAGAAAGAAAAAAAGTCGCTTAAAAAAGTGTATAAAGAAGAAGTGATCAAACGCTCTATTTTAAAAAAGATTGTTACCGCTTGGCTTGTAACCGTGCCGGTTTCTGCGCTTTTGGGGGCGCTTCTTTTTGTGGCTCTTGGTTTTATAGAAAAGTATTTCTAG
- a CDS encoding hemolysin family protein, which translates to MGRNQGAYLDPSESILMLMVAFLLVLLNAFFVLSEFALVKVRKTRLEELVKIGNSNAKLALKMSQRLDTYLSATQLGITLSSLALGWVGEPAIAKLLAALFESMDLRENPIFIHSVSVVIAFLSITFLHVVLGEIVPKSLAIAKSEKAALFAARPLHVFWVVFYPVVHLFDVIAHFFLKKVGINPKEHEGTHSEEELKIIVGESLREGIIDSVEGEIIKNAVDFSDTSAKEIMTPRKDMVCLDEENSYEENIDIVLKSRFTRYPYCKGSKDNIIGMVHIRDLLSRSIFTPKMHDLKQIVRKMIIVPESASISQILIKMKKEQIHTALVIDEYGGTAGLLTMEDIIEEIMGEISDEYDLKQEGVNKLEEGVFELEGMLDLESVEEVLHIEFDKECEQVTLGGYVFSLLERMPMEGDIIVSHGYVFEVLSVDGARIKRLKASKENKDRIKE; encoded by the coding sequence ATGGGGAGGAATCAAGGAGCTTATTTGGATCCGTCTGAATCAATTCTGATGTTGATGGTTGCTTTTTTATTGGTGCTGTTGAACGCTTTTTTTGTGCTTTCAGAGTTTGCCCTTGTGAAAGTGCGTAAAACCCGCTTAGAAGAGCTGGTTAAAATCGGTAATTCCAACGCTAAACTCGCTTTAAAGATGAGTCAAAGACTAGACACTTATTTGAGCGCAACGCAGTTAGGCATCACCCTTTCTTCATTAGCTTTAGGCTGGGTGGGTGAGCCTGCTATCGCAAAATTGTTAGCCGCGCTGTTTGAGTCTATGGATTTGAGAGAAAATCCTATTTTTATCCATTCAGTGAGCGTGGTTATAGCGTTTTTAAGCATCACTTTTTTGCATGTCGTGCTAGGTGAGATTGTGCCTAAGTCTTTAGCGATCGCTAAATCTGAAAAAGCCGCTCTTTTTGCCGCACGCCCCTTGCATGTGTTTTGGGTCGTGTTTTATCCGGTGGTGCACTTGTTTGATGTGATCGCTCATTTCTTTTTAAAAAAAGTGGGCATCAATCCTAAAGAGCATGAGGGCACGCATTCTGAAGAAGAGTTAAAAATCATTGTGGGCGAGAGTTTAAGAGAGGGCATTATTGATTCAGTGGAGGGTGAAATCATTAAAAACGCGGTGGATTTTTCTGACACGAGTGCTAAAGAAATCATGACCCCACGAAAAGACATGGTGTGTTTGGACGAAGAAAACAGCTATGAAGAAAATATAGACATTGTTTTAAAAAGCCGTTTCACGCGCTACCCTTATTGTAAGGGTTCTAAGGATAACATTATCGGCATGGTGCATATTAGGGACTTGCTTTCTCGCTCTATTTTTACCCCTAAAATGCATGATCTCAAGCAAATCGTTAGGAAAATGATCATCGTTCCCGAAAGCGCTTCTATTTCTCAAATCCTTATTAAAATGAAAAAAGAGCAAATCCATACCGCTTTGGTGATTGATGAATACGGCGGCACAGCCGGGTTGCTCACTATGGAAGATATTATTGAAGAGATCATGGGCGAGATTAGTGACGAATACGACTTGAAGCAAGAGGGCGTGAATAAGCTTGAAGAGGGCGTGTTTGAATTAGAGGGCATGCTGGATTTAGAGAGCGTAGAAGAAGTGCTTCACATTGAATTTGACAAAGAATGCGAGCAGGTAACGCTTGGGGGCTATGTTTTTAGCTTATTAGAGCGCATGCCTATGGAGGGGGATATAATCGTTTCGCATGGGTATGTTTTTGAAGTCTTAAGCGTGGATGGGGCTAGGATAAAACGCTTAAAAGCGAGTAAAGAAAATAAGGATAGGATAAAGGAATGA
- a CDS encoding TolC family protein, which produces MSVKKTTLFVLSLLFNSSLNAVDGVSKTDLSSLSMAENSAPLNHPNAQKLSLKNAWTRVLSDHEGLHAQEYAIKRASKMKLAAKLSFLPQIDLSAFYVYLSNPIKMDFASQKQPGVQKATNQIHQGLQNIQNGVPPQLITPQIQAGMQGVMQGFGALSSTLEAPLLFSKQNVVIGALSIIYPLYMGGARFTMVRIADLMQKDANEVYRLKKLSTFQELVSVYYGMVLNTEVAETLEEVEKGHYKHFQNALKMQKVGQIARVETLGAQVAYDKAHIASVKAKDVLEVSQLSFNSILSSKDDLAPSSKLEIHTEKNLPDLSFFVASTLNSYPALKTLENQVQISKENTKLQIAKFLPQVSFFGSYIMKQNNSVLEDMIPSWFVGVAGRMPILSPTGRIQKYQASKLAELQANSEQIQAKKNMELLVNKTYKETLSYLKEYKSLLSSVELAKENLKLQEQAFLQGLSTNAQVIDARNTLSSIIVEQKSVAYKYIVSLANLMALSDHIDLFYEFVY; this is translated from the coding sequence ATGAGCGTAAAAAAAACAACCCTCTTTGTATTGAGCTTGTTATTCAATAGCTCTTTGAACGCTGTTGATGGAGTTTCTAAAACCGATCTTTCTTCTTTGAGCATGGCTGAAAATAGCGCGCCTTTGAACCATCCTAACGCTCAAAAACTCTCTTTAAAAAACGCATGGACTAGGGTATTGTCTGACCATGAAGGCTTGCATGCGCAAGAATACGCCATTAAGCGAGCGAGTAAAATGAAATTAGCGGCTAAGCTCTCTTTTTTGCCTCAAATTGATTTGAGCGCTTTTTATGTGTATCTCTCTAACCCTATTAAAATGGATTTTGCCAGCCAAAAACAACCGGGCGTGCAAAAAGCCACCAACCAGATCCATCAAGGCTTGCAAAATATCCAAAATGGGGTCCCTCCCCAACTCATCACTCCTCAAATCCAAGCGGGCATGCAAGGGGTGATGCAAGGTTTTGGGGCTTTGAGCAGCACTTTAGAAGCCCCCCTATTGTTTTCTAAGCAAAATGTGGTGATTGGGGCTTTGAGCATTATTTATCCTCTTTATATGGGTGGGGCCAGATTCACGATGGTGCGCATTGCGGATTTGATGCAAAAAGACGCCAATGAAGTGTATCGCTTGAAAAAGCTTTCCACTTTTCAAGAGCTTGTGAGCGTGTATTATGGCATGGTGTTAAACACAGAAGTGGCTGAAACTTTAGAAGAAGTAGAAAAGGGTCATTATAAGCATTTCCAAAACGCTTTGAAAATGCAAAAAGTAGGGCAAATCGCTAGGGTAGAAACCTTAGGCGCTCAAGTGGCTTATGATAAGGCCCATATCGCTAGCGTTAAGGCTAAAGATGTGTTAGAAGTTTCGCAGCTCTCGTTCAATTCTATTTTGTCTAGCAAAGACGATCTAGCGCCTTCAAGCAAATTAGAGATCCACACAGAGAAAAATCTGCCCGATTTGAGCTTTTTTGTTGCTTCCACGCTCAATTCTTACCCGGCTTTAAAGACTTTAGAAAATCAGGTTCAAATTTCTAAAGAAAACACGAAACTACAAATCGCTAAGTTCTTGCCCCAAGTGAGTTTTTTTGGCTCTTATATCATGAAACAAAACAATTCGGTGCTTGAAGACATGATCCCTAGTTGGTTTGTGGGCGTGGCCGGGCGCATGCCCATACTCTCCCCCACAGGGCGTATCCAAAAATACCAAGCGAGCAAATTAGCGGAGTTGCAAGCAAATAGCGAGCAAATCCAGGCTAAAAAAAACATGGAATTGTTAGTGAATAAGACTTATAAAGAGACGCTTTCTTATTTGAAAGAATACAAAAGCTTGCTTTCTAGCGTGGAATTAGCCAAGGAAAACTTAAAACTCCAAGAGCAGGCTTTTTTACAAGGCTTGAGCACGAACGCTCAAGTCATTGATGCGAGGAACACGCTTTCTTCTATCATCGTGGAGCAAAAAAGCGTGGCTTATAAATACATTGTTTCATTAGCGAATTTAATGGCGTTAAGCGATCATATTGATTTATTTTATGAATTTGTTTATTAA
- a CDS encoding HlyD family secretion protein produces MSNSMLDKNKAILTGGGALLLGLIVLFYLAYRPKAEVLQGFLEAREYSVSSKVPGRIEKVFVKKGDRIKKGDLVFSISSPELEAKLAQAEAGHKAAKALSDEVKRGSRDETINSARDIWQAAKSQATLAKETYKRVQDLYDNGVASLQKRDEAYAAYESTKYNESAAYQKYKMALGGASSESKIAAKAKESAALGQVNEVESYLKDVKATAPIDGEVSNVLLSGGELSPKGFPVVLMVDLKDSWLKISVPEKYLNDFKVGKEFEGYIPALEKSAKFRVKYLSVMGDFATWKATNNSNTYDMKSYEVEAIPLEKLENFRVGMSVLVTIKP; encoded by the coding sequence ATGTCAAATAGCATGTTGGATAAAAATAAAGCGATTCTTACAGGGGGTGGGGCTTTATTATTAGGGCTAATCGTGCTTTTTTATTTGGCTTATCGCCCTAAGGCTGAAGTGTTGCAAGGGTTTTTGGAAGCCAGAGAATACAGCGTGAGCTCCAAAGTCCCTGGCCGCATTGAAAAGGTGTTTGTTAAAAAAGGCGATCGCATTAAAAAGGGCGATTTGGTTTTTAGCATTTCTAGCCCTGAATTAGAAGCCAAGCTCGCTCAAGCTGAAGCCGGGCATAAAGCCGCTAAAGCGCTTAGCGATGAAGTCAAAAGAGGCTCAAGAGATGAAACGATTAATTCTGCAAGAGACATTTGGCAAGCGGCAAAATCTCAAGCGACTTTAGCCAAAGAGACTTATAAGCGCGTTCAAGATTTGTATGATAATGGCGTGGCGAGTTTGCAAAAGCGCGATGAAGCCTATGCGGCTTATGAAAGCACGAAATACAACGAGAGTGCGGCTTACCAAAAGTATAAAATGGCTTTAGGGGGGGCGAGCTCTGAAAGTAAGATTGCCGCTAAGGCTAAAGAGAGCGCGGCTTTAGGGCAAGTGAATGAAGTGGAGTCCTATTTAAAAGATGTCAAAGCTACAGCCCCTATTGATGGGGAAGTGAGTAATGTGCTTTTAAGCGGTGGTGAGCTTAGCCCTAAGGGTTTTCCTGTGGTTTTAATGGTAGATTTAAAGGATAGTTGGTTAAAAATCAGCGTGCCTGAAAAGTATTTGAACGACTTTAAGGTGGGCAAGGAATTTGAAGGTTATATCCCAGCGTTGGAAAAAAGTGCGAAATTCAGGGTCAAATATTTGAGCGTGATGGGGGATTTTGCGACCTGGAAAGCGACGAATAATTCCAACACTTATGACATGAAAAGCTATGAAGTGGAAGCCATACCCTTAGAAAAGTTGGAAAATTTTAGGGTAGGGATGAGCGTGTTAGTTACTATTAAACCTTAG
- a CDS encoding ABC transporter permease: MFRLISAWVLQDKFLFIVCFILPFCLGVLGTQIFKQEIPRQLPIVVVDLDKTTTSHQVAFELGATSALEIKYQVASLLEAKRFLNSAEVYGALVLPKDLEKKIKMGRKVDLPFYYNAEYVLVGKTLKNAFLQTALTLDAKTLATKALVRDSNLISAKAQAVPIVLQLHALYNEENNYTQYLLSVMLPCMWLIFIAIGMLNFIQKASNMRELLISIAANVCVFSFWGMGMAFYFNFIGMEGHYAHLLLVFLAVVLMAFVMSGFVVLVYGVSKSVIETAGAIGVYTAPSFAFAGVTYPQNNMEIFGSFWSHCLPISHFMKFFLQEAYYKTDFTESLNSLMPLVFFLIFLVLGLLIFYFSFKKDRASA, encoded by the coding sequence TTGTTCAGATTGATAAGCGCATGGGTTTTACAAGACAAGTTCTTGTTTATCGTGTGTTTTATATTGCCTTTTTGTTTAGGGGTTTTAGGCACGCAAATCTTTAAACAAGAAATCCCAAGACAGCTCCCTATCGTGGTGGTGGATTTGGATAAGACCACTACGAGCCATCAGGTAGCGTTTGAATTAGGCGCAACGAGCGCGCTTGAAATCAAATACCAAGTGGCTAGCCTTTTAGAAGCCAAACGCTTTTTAAACTCCGCTGAAGTGTATGGGGCGTTAGTTTTGCCTAAAGATCTAGAGAAAAAAATCAAAATGGGGCGAAAGGTGGATTTGCCCTTTTATTATAATGCGGAATATGTTTTGGTGGGGAAAACGCTCAAAAACGCTTTTTTACAAACCGCTTTGACTTTAGACGCTAAAACCTTAGCCACCAAAGCTCTAGTGCGAGATTCCAATTTGATTTCTGCTAAGGCCCAAGCGGTGCCTATTGTTTTGCAATTGCATGCGCTATACAATGAAGAAAACAATTACACGCAATACCTTTTAAGCGTGATGCTGCCTTGCATGTGGCTTATTTTTATTGCGATTGGCATGCTCAATTTCATTCAAAAAGCCTCTAACATGCGCGAGCTTTTAATCAGTATTGCAGCGAATGTGTGTGTGTTTAGTTTTTGGGGGATGGGCATGGCGTTTTATTTTAATTTCATTGGCATGGAGGGGCATTATGCGCATTTGTTGTTGGTCTTTTTGGCGGTAGTTTTAATGGCGTTTGTTATGAGCGGGTTTGTGGTGTTGGTTTATGGCGTTTCAAAAAGCGTTATTGAAACCGCTGGCGCGATTGGGGTCTATACCGCTCCAAGCTTTGCGTTTGCTGGGGTTACTTACCCGCAAAACAACATGGAAATTTTTGGGAGTTTCTGGAGCCATTGCTTGCCTATTAGCCATTTTATGAAGTTCTTTTTACAAGAGGCCTATTACAAGACGGATTTTACAGAATCTTTAAATTCGTTAATGCCGCTTGTGTTCTTTTTAATCTTTCTAGTCTTAGGGCTTTTGATTTTTTATTTCTCTTTTAAAAAAGACAGGGCTAGCGCATGA
- a CDS encoding ABC transporter permease has protein sequence MNFFKILLMELRAIVSHKGVLLILIGAPLIYGLLYPLPYLRDIVTQQKIALVDEDNSFLSRQLAFMAQSSNELEIAFFSPSMLEAKKLLKEEKIYGILHIPSHFEANIHKQVPVTIDFYANSNYFLIYGALANAIVESTNALNDKIRFKRNAQIEEAELGTDGIKIRPIALYNPSEGYLNYALSSVFIFILHQVMLIASSMFVSSRRLELALLDKKQIALRQFARLLIFMGAFSVFILWYFGALFSFYGIERHASALMVLLNSAIFMLATLSLGLFLGAWIKNEAHTTQIVLISSLPLIFMMGFVWPFESLPSYLQIFVQIVPAYHGISLLGRLNQMHAEFMDVSIHFYALIVIFIVSFIGSVFKLSSLKKACENA, from the coding sequence ATGAATTTTTTTAAAATCCTTTTAATGGAATTAAGGGCTATTGTTTCTCATAAGGGCGTTTTGCTAATCCTTATAGGCGCTCCTTTAATCTATGGCTTATTATACCCTTTGCCTTATTTAAGAGACATCGTAACGCAGCAAAAAATCGCCCTTGTAGATGAAGACAATTCCTTTCTTTCCAGGCAATTAGCTTTCATGGCGCAAAGCTCCAACGAGTTAGAAATCGCTTTTTTTAGCCCCTCTATGCTAGAAGCCAAAAAGCTTTTAAAAGAAGAAAAAATTTATGGGATCTTGCACATCCCTTCGCATTTTGAAGCCAATATCCATAAGCAAGTGCCGGTAACGATAGATTTTTATGCAAATTCCAATTACTTTTTGATTTATGGCGCCTTAGCGAATGCTATAGTGGAGAGCACCAACGCTTTAAATGATAAAATAAGGTTCAAACGCAACGCCCAAATAGAAGAAGCTGAATTGGGGACAGACGGGATTAAAATCAGGCCTATCGCTCTGTATAACCCTAGTGAGGGGTATTTGAATTACGCGCTCTCTAGCGTGTTTATTTTTATTTTGCACCAGGTGATGCTCATTGCAAGCAGCATGTTTGTCAGCTCCAGGCGCTTGGAATTAGCCCTTTTAGACAAGAAACAAATCGCTTTAAGGCAATTTGCAAGGCTTTTGATCTTTATGGGAGCGTTTAGCGTTTTTATTTTATGGTATTTTGGGGCGCTGTTTTCTTTTTATGGGATCGAACGGCATGCGAGCGCTTTAATGGTGTTATTAAATAGCGCCATCTTCATGCTCGCAACCTTGAGTTTGGGGTTGTTTTTAGGCGCATGGATCAAAAATGAAGCCCACACCACTCAAATCGTTTTAATTTCTTCTTTGCCCTTGATTTTTATGATGGGTTTTGTGTGGCCTTTTGAATCCTTGCCCTCTTATTTACAGATTTTCGTTCAAATCGTGCCTGCTTATCATGGGATTAGTTTGCTAGGGCGATTGAATCAAATGCATGCGGAATTTATGGATGTGTCCATCCATTTTTATGCGCTGATTGTGATTTTTATCGTGAGTTTTATAGGGAGTGTCTTCAAACTCAGTTCTTTAAAGAAAGCTTGTGAAAACGCTTAA
- a CDS encoding YigZ family protein, producing the protein MKTLKNLIASKHQTKASRFLGYLMPFDDFEKTFLQLKKEHFKAAHFVTAFRYCLEGKITEGFSDDGEPKGSSGMPMLSILRREDLINTGLVSVRYFGGTLLGVGGLMKAYATSALLCVENAKRENAFKDFVELETLSAHYSYKELDALQREIKKFSLQLSKKNFSNQSVEVEISGARENLRAFLQQNKIN; encoded by the coding sequence GTGAAAACGCTTAAAAATCTCATCGCTTCCAAGCACCAGACTAAAGCGTCTCGCTTTTTAGGGTATCTTATGCCTTTTGATGATTTTGAAAAAACCTTTTTACAATTGAAAAAAGAGCATTTTAAAGCCGCGCATTTTGTAACAGCGTTTCGCTATTGTTTGGAGGGCAAAATCACAGAGGGTTTTAGCGATGATGGCGAGCCTAAAGGGAGTTCAGGGATGCCTATGCTTAGCATTTTGAGACGAGAGGATTTAATCAATACAGGATTAGTGAGCGTGCGTTATTTTGGAGGCACGCTTTTAGGGGTGGGGGGCTTGATGAAAGCTTATGCCACTAGCGCGTTACTGTGCGTAGAAAACGCTAAAAGAGAAAACGCTTTTAAGGATTTTGTAGAGTTGGAAACTTTAAGCGCTCATTATTCTTACAAAGAATTAGACGCTCTTCAGCGTGAAATTAAGAAATTTAGCTTACAATTAAGCAAAAAGAATTTTTCAAACCAAAGCGTGGAAGTGGAAATCAGCGGTGCGAGAGAAAATTTGCGAGCGTTTTTACAACAAAATAAGATAAATTAG
- the hemJ gene encoding protoporphyrinogen oxidase HemJ: MEFLSGYFLWVKAFHVIAVISWMAALFYLPRLFVYHAENAHKKEFVGVVQIQEKKLYSFIASPAMGFTLITGILMLLIEPTLFESGGWLHAKLALVVLLLAYHFYCKKCMRELEKDPTRRNARFYRVFNEAPTILMILIVILVVVKPF; encoded by the coding sequence ATGGAATTTTTGAGCGGGTATTTTTTATGGGTTAAGGCTTTCCATGTGATAGCGGTCATTTCGTGGATGGCGGCGTTATTTTATTTACCGCGCCTTTTTGTCTATCATGCAGAAAACGCGCATAAAAAGGAGTTTGTAGGAGTGGTTCAAATCCAAGAAAAAAAGCTTTATTCCTTTATCGCTTCACCGGCTATGGGTTTTACGCTTATTACAGGGATTTTAATGCTGTTGATAGAGCCTACGCTCTTTGAAAGTGGGGGCTGGTTGCATGCTAAATTGGCTTTAGTGGTTTTACTTTTAGCTTATCATTTTTATTGCAAAAAATGCATGCGCGAGCTGGAAAAAGACCCTACAAGAAGAAACGCAAGGTTTTATCGTGTGTTTAATGAGGCGCCAACGATCTTAATGATTCTCATTGTGATTTTAGTGGTTGTCAAGCCTTTTTAA
- the ubiE gene encoding bifunctional demethylmenaquinone methyltransferase/2-methoxy-6-polyprenyl-1,4-benzoquinol methylase UbiE yields MKKEKRLDQEKIINMFDDIARSYDQANRLMSFGLDVKWRERACEHAFLFLENKKALRLVDVACGTGDMLVAWQKSALNCAIEFKECLGIDPSNNMLELAVKKFEKLENKVSFIQAQAKDLKGVGDNSVDILSIAYGLRNIVERQEALKEFFRVLKPRGVLVILEFLKKDNPTWLDKISGFYTNKVLPLVGGAISKNYGAYSYLPQSIEGFLSLEGLKHELENAGFEILRTEDSIAQISTTMLVKKS; encoded by the coding sequence ATGAAGAAAGAAAAGCGTCTCGATCAAGAAAAAATCATCAACATGTTTGATGATATAGCCAGATCTTACGATCAAGCCAACCGCTTGATGAGTTTTGGTTTAGACGTTAAATGGCGAGAAAGGGCTTGCGAGCATGCGTTTTTGTTTTTGGAGAATAAGAAAGCGTTAAGGCTTGTGGATGTGGCATGCGGGACGGGGGATATGCTTGTTGCTTGGCAAAAAAGCGCTTTAAATTGCGCTATAGAGTTTAAGGAATGTTTGGGGATTGACCCCTCTAATAACATGCTTGAATTAGCCGTTAAAAAATTTGAGAAGCTTGAAAACAAAGTTTCTTTCATTCAGGCTCAAGCCAAAGATTTAAAAGGCGTTGGAGATAACAGCGTGGATATTCTCTCTATTGCGTATGGCTTGCGTAATATCGTGGAAAGACAAGAGGCCTTAAAAGAGTTTTTTAGGGTGTTAAAACCTAGGGGCGTTTTAGTGATTTTAGAATTTTTAAAAAAGGACAACCCCACATGGCTGGATAAAATCTCAGGGTTTTACACGAATAAGGTTCTGCCTTTAGTGGGAGGGGCTATCAGCAAGAATTATGGCGCTTATTCTTATTTACCGCAATCCATTGAGGGGTTTTTGAGTTTAGAGGGTTTGAAACATGAATTAGAAAACGCAGGGTTTGAGATCTTAAGAACTGAAGATTCTATCGCTCAAATTTCAACGACCATGCTTGTTAAAAAAAGCTAA
- a CDS encoding exodeoxyribonuclease VII small subunit, with translation MQDELFETEKAPQKNTKNTKNTKNTKNTKNAPKKSFEEHIHSLEQAIDRLNDPNLSLKDGMDLYRTAMQELFLAQKLLENAYSEYEKLQTPDKKA, from the coding sequence ATGCAAGATGAATTATTTGAAACCGAAAAAGCCCCCCAAAAAAACACTAAAAACACTAAAAACACTAAAAACACTAAAAACACTAAAAACGCCCCTAAAAAAAGCTTTGAAGAGCATATCCATTCCCTAGAGCAAGCCATAGATCGCTTGAATGATCCTAATTTGTCCTTAAAAGACGGGATGGATTTGTATAGAACGGCCATGCAAGAGTTGTTTTTGGCTCAAAAGCTTTTAGAAAACGCTTATTCAGAGTATGAAAAACTCCAAACGCCAGACAAAAAGGCTTAA